A genomic window from Diospyros lotus cultivar Yz01 chromosome 2, ASM1463336v1, whole genome shotgun sequence includes:
- the LOC127794019 gene encoding kinesin-like protein KIN-8A, whose amino-acid sequence MPVSTRSQIGSGPEENEPPRNPPRNPHHGLKEKMKALNLFYEQQKLASAALKNAALRPEEPRFSTHPSVELFSSGRREEKKEQKEPKQCLPMKENAMHNTTVTRTYVLPQPPALEDGKENVAVVGGGDRIVGFSCPRKAAVSTTVARKLSMGAKNGQETEAVPEKESSGVGSRILVFVRLRPMNKKEKEAGSRCCVRIVNRRDVYLTEFSTETDYLRLKRLRGRHFTFDASFPDSTSQQEVYSTTTAELVEAVLQGRNGSVFCYGATGAGKTYTMLGTVENPGVMVLAIKDLFNKIRQRSFDGNHVVHLSYLEVYNETVRDLLSPGRPLVLREDKQGIVAAGLTQYRAYSTDEVMALLQQGNQNRTTEPTRVNETSSRSHAILQVTVEYRAKDACNNVVNRVGKLSLIDLAGSERALATDQRTLRSLEGANINRSLLALSSCINALVEGKKHIPYRNSKLTQLLKDSLGGACNTVMIANISPSNLSFGETQNTLHWADRAKEIRTKASDANEEILEAPESEADQAKLLLELQKENRELRAQLARQQQKLLTLQTQSLATNASPTPSSVSSLLSPPPSVQPNEKRRLRSTFLPGSCFTPDSKKGADETVKELRRTVKALEAEIGRMRKDHALQIKQKDGMIHELSRKGGKQPGGEGTKRVVTRTSLRPKQQNEGELKSPCHRFLSPAPTAKKRSFWDITTANSPSVVTLNGRKTRSHVHNDPTAAPSMLLQPGFARQKP is encoded by the exons ATGCCGGTGTCAACTAGGTCTCAGATCGGCTCCGGCCCGGAAGAGAATGAGCCGCCGAGAAATCCACCGAGAAATCCACACCATGGGTTGAAAGAGAAGATGAAGGCGCTGAATCTGTTCTACGAGCAGCAAAAACTCGCCTCCGCGGCTTTGAAAAACGCGGCTCTAAGGCCCGAAGAGCCCCGGTTTTCGACTCATCCGAGTGTTGAGCTGTTCAGCTCTGGccggagagaagagaagaaggagcaGAAAGAACCCAAACAGTGCCTTCCAATGAAAGAGAACGCAATGCACAATACAACGGTCACCAGGACCTACGTGTTGCCGCAGCCGCCGGCGTTGGAGGACGGGAAAGAGAACGTTGCGGTGGTCGGCGGCGGCGACAGGATTGTCGGGTTTTCGTGCCCGAGAAAGGCGGCGGTTTCAACCACTGTGGCGAGGAAACTGTCTATGGGGGCCAAGAATGGGCAAGAAACGGAGGCTGTTCCGGAGAAAGAGAGCAGTGGGGTCGGAAGTAGGATTCTGGTATTCGTGAGGCTTAGGCCTATgaacaagaaagagaaggaagCTGGATCCCGGTGCTGCGTCCGGATTGTCAACCGGAGAGACGTTTACCTGACGGAATTCTCCACCGAGACCGACTATCTACGGCTGAAGAGGCTCCGGGGACGCCACTTCACCTTTGATGCCTCCTTCCCTGACTCCACCTCCCAACAGGAGGTCTATTCTACAAC AACCGCGGAGCTGGTGGAAGCTGTTTTACAGGGAAGGAACGGGTCAGTTTTCTGCTATGGTGCCACAGGAGCCGGGAAAACGTACACCATGTTGGGTACTGTGGAGAATCCAGGGGTGATGGTTTTGGCAATCAAAGATCTTTTCAATAAAATTCGGCAGAGGAGCTTCGATGGGAACCATGTGGTTCATCTATCTTATCTCGAGGTCTATAATGAAACTGTTAGAGATTTGCTTTCTCCAGGAAGGCCCCTAGTCCTTAGAGAAGATAAACAG GGGATCGTGGCAGCAGGGCTTACTCAGTATCGTGCTTATTCCACAGACGAA GTTATGGCATTGCTTCAACAAGGTAACCAAAATCGAACCACCGAACCTACTCGTGTGAATGAAACTTCATCACGTTCCCATGCTATTCTGCAG GTTACAGTTGAATATCGAGCTAAAGATGCCTGCAATAACGTTGTCAACCGAGTAGGGAAGCTGTCACTTATTGACCTTGCAGGTTCTGAGAGAGCTCTTGCTACTGATCAGAGAACACTTAGATCACTTGAGGGTGCCAACATAAATAGGTCACTCCTGGCACTAAGCAGCTGTATCAATGCCCTCGTCGAGGGCAAGAAACATATCCCATATCGCAATTCTAAGCTCACCCAACTTCTCAAGGACTCTCTAGGGGGAGCTTGTAACACTGTAATGATAGCCAACATCAGCCCAAGTAATCTCTCATTTGGTGAAACCCAAAACACCCTTCATTGGGCTGATCGAGCCAAAGAAATTCGGACAAAG GCATCGGATGCAAATGAGGAAATATTAGAAGCACCTGAATCTGAAGCAGATCAGGCTAAGCTATTACTCGAATTGCAGAAAGAGAACCGCGAATTGAGAGCACAATTGGCACGCCAACAACAAAAGCTCTTAACTCTCCAGACACAATCCTTGGCGACAAACGCGTCaccaactccttcttctgtCAGCTCTCTTTTATCTCCTCCCCCCTCTGTCCAACCAAACGAAAAGAGAAGGCTCAGATCCACTTTCTTGCCTGGAAGTTGCTTCACACCAGATTCAAAGAAGGGGGCAGATGAGACAGTTAAGGAGCTTCGGAGGACAGTGAAGGCTTTGGAGGCTGAAATTGGGAGAATGAGGAAGGATCATGCACTGCAGATAAAGCAGAAGGACGGCATGATCCATGAGCTTTCACGGAAGGGTGGGAAACAACCGGGAGGGGAGGGGACGAAGAGAGTTGTCACGAGGACAAGTTTAAGGCCAAAGCAGcaaaatgagggagagttgaAGAGTCCATGCCATCGGTTTCTGTCTCCAGCACCAACGGCTAAGAAACGCAGTTTCTGGGACATAACTACAGCTAATAGTCCATCAGTTGTCACGTTGAATGGAAGAAAAACTAGAAGTCATGTCCATAATGATCCTACAGCAGCTCCCTCCATGCTTCTTCAG CCAGGTTTCGCTCGTCAGAAGCCCTGA
- the LOC127794082 gene encoding protein MIZU-KUSSEI 1 has translation MAKSSEELSSKRHFHWTTKVTDEEEEEEEPAISIKPSTAAQDEKDEADHKLPKAAEPAVASSVAAQRRRLQAMAVSRLRSVLTVFSKNRSQFPLGLGSKVIGTLFGHRRGHVHFAFQKDAGSQPAFLIELATPISGLVREMASGLVRIALECDKEDEKKAACRLLEEPLWRTYCNGKKCGFATRRECGAKEWKVLKAVEPISMGAGVLPGGDGDGIGEGTEAATADHGEVMYMRAKFERVVGSRDSEAFYMMNPDSNGAPELSIYLLRV, from the coding sequence ATGGCTAAGAGCTCAGAGGAATTGTCCTCCAAGAGACACTTCCACTGGACAACTAAGGTcactgatgaagaagaagaagaagaagagcctGCAATTTCAATTAAGCCTTCAACCGCTGCTCAGGATGAGAAGGACGAGGCCGATCACAAGCTACCCAAGGCTGCTGAGCCAGCAGTGGCTTCTTCAGTAGCGGCGCAAAGGAGGAGGCTGCAGGCCATGGCAGTTTCCAGGTTGAGATCAGTCCTCACTGTATTCAGCAAGAACAGATCACAATTCCCACTAGGCTTGGGCTCCAAAGTAATAGGCACCCTCTTCGGCCATCGCCGCGGCCACGTGCACTTCGCATTCCAGAAGGACGCCGGCTCCCAGCCCGCCTTCCTGATCGAGCTCGCCACCCCGATAAGCGGGCTGGTGCGCGAAATGGCGTCGGGGCTGGTCAGAATTGCCTTGGAGTGTGACAAGGAGGATGAGAAGAAGGCTGCGTGCAGGCTGCTGGAGGAGCCTCTGTGGAGGACTTACTGCAATGGCAAGAAGTGTGGTTTCGCCACGAGGCGAGAGTGCGGGGCCAAGGAGTGGAAGGTGCTGAAAGCTGTGGAGCCTATTTCAATGGGGGCTGGTGTCTTGCCAgggggagatggagatggaaTTGGTGAAGGAACAGAGGCTGCTACTGCTGATCATGGTGAAGTCATGTACATGAGAGCCAAGTTTGAGAGAGTTGTGGGGTCTAGAGATTCTGAGGCCTTTTACATGATGAACCCTGATAGCAATGGTGCTCCTGAACTTAGTATTTACTTGCTCAGAGTCTAA
- the LOC127795865 gene encoding protein Dr1 homolog isoform X1 has product MEPMDIVGKTKEDASLPKATMTKIIKEMLPPDVRVARDAQDLLIECCVEFINLISSESNEVCSREEKRTIAPEHVLKALEVLGFGEYIKEVHAAYEQHRLETMQDSLKSGKWSNGAEMTEEEALAEQQRMFAEARARMNGGVTIPKQADPETVNPKQLETQDECE; this is encoded by the exons ATGGAACCTATGGACATCGTCGGTAAAACGAAAGAGGATGCGTCCCTTCCGAAAG CAACTATGACGAAGATCATAAAGGAGATGTTGCCCCCAGATGTTCGTGTCGCAAGAGATGCTCAGGATCTCTTAATTGAGTGTTGTGTTG AGTTCATAAACCTTATTTCATCAGAGTCAAATGAAGTCTGTagcagagaagagaagagaacaaTTGCACCGGAACATGTACTCAAGGCTTTGGAG GTTCTTGGTTTCGGGGAATACATCAAAGAGGTTCATGCTGCATATGAACAACACCGGCTCGAGACAATG CAGGACTCGCTGAAAAGCGGGAAGTGGAGCAACGGTGCCGAAATGACAGAGGAAGAAGCATTGGCCGAGCAGCAGAGGATGTTTGCGGAGGCCCGTGCAAGAATGAACGGCGGGGTCACCATCCCAAAACAAGCGGACCCCGAGACCGTGAATCCCAAACAGTTGGAGACCCAGGATGAGTGTGAATAG
- the LOC127795865 gene encoding protein Dr1 homolog isoform X2: MEPMDIVGKTKEDASLPKATMTKIIKEMLPPDVRVARDAQDLLIECCVEFINLISSESNEVCSREEKRTIAPEHVLKALEVLGFGEYIKEVHAAYEQHRLETMDSLKSGKWSNGAEMTEEEALAEQQRMFAEARARMNGGVTIPKQADPETVNPKQLETQDECE, encoded by the exons ATGGAACCTATGGACATCGTCGGTAAAACGAAAGAGGATGCGTCCCTTCCGAAAG CAACTATGACGAAGATCATAAAGGAGATGTTGCCCCCAGATGTTCGTGTCGCAAGAGATGCTCAGGATCTCTTAATTGAGTGTTGTGTTG AGTTCATAAACCTTATTTCATCAGAGTCAAATGAAGTCTGTagcagagaagagaagagaacaaTTGCACCGGAACATGTACTCAAGGCTTTGGAG GTTCTTGGTTTCGGGGAATACATCAAAGAGGTTCATGCTGCATATGAACAACACCGGCTCGAGACAATG GACTCGCTGAAAAGCGGGAAGTGGAGCAACGGTGCCGAAATGACAGAGGAAGAAGCATTGGCCGAGCAGCAGAGGATGTTTGCGGAGGCCCGTGCAAGAATGAACGGCGGGGTCACCATCCCAAAACAAGCGGACCCCGAGACCGTGAATCCCAAACAGTTGGAGACCCAGGATGAGTGTGAATAG